TTTGCACCGCCTGCGCATGCGCCTCGACGATGCGCGTCATGTCGAGCGCGACGTTTTCATGCGCGGCGGCGATGTGCGGTGCGGCCGGTTCCTTCAACATGAACGGCGTGCGGATCTCGGGCGGCAACAGCACGTTGGCAGCGGCGTCGAGCTGATCGGCGTCTTCGTTGTGCAGCACGCCGTCGACGAGCGTCGCGCCCGCCGCGATCGGCTTCATCGCGGTCGCGCGCAAGCCTTCGCGCACAAAGCCGCGCAACAGCGCCGCCGACACCAGCGTCTTGCCGATTTCGGTATCGGTGCCCGTCACGAAGAGAGACAGTGCTTGGCTCATGTGCGTGCCTCCGCAGTCTTCGTCAACGCGTTTTCGAGCTGATCGAGATCGTTGTGCGAGTGTGCAGCCGACAGCGAAATGCGCAGCCGCGACGTGCCTTCGGGCACGGTCGGCGGACGGATCGCGGGCACCCACAGATTCGCGCGATCGAGCGATGCGGCGATTTCGAGCGTCGCCTCGTTCGCGCCGATGATGAGCGGCTGCACAGCCGTATGCGAATCGACGGGCAGCCACGGCGTGCGCTTGAGCATGTCGCGTGTGCGCGCGATCAGCGAGCGCAGATGCACGCGACGATGTTCGCCTTCATCACCGCCGATGATGCGCAGGCTCGCGGACACCGCATGGGCCGCCGACGGCACCGACGCCGTCGTGAAGATATACGGACGCGCGCGCTGCACGAGCCATTCGATCACCGTCTCATGCGCGACGACGAACGCGCCCGACACGCCCGCCGCCTTGCCGAGCGTGCCGATCGCGATCAGATGCGGCGAGCGCAGTGCGGCTTCCGCGACCGCGCCGCGTCCTTGCGGACCGAGCACGCCGAAGCCATGCGCATCGTCGACGACGAGCCACGCGCCGTGTTGCTCGGCGAGTTCGAGCAGACGCGCGAGCGGCGCGATGTCGCCGTCCATGCTGAAAACGGTGTCGGTGACGATCAGCTTCACGGCGGCGTCCGACGCTTCGAGCATCGCGCTCAATGCTTCGGCATCCGCGTGCGGATAGATCTGGATATCGGCACGCGAGAGCCGCGCACCGTCGATCAGCGACGCGTGATTCAGCGAGTCAGAAAACAGCGTCGTGCCGCGCCCCGCGAGCGCGGTGAGCGTCGCGAGATTCGCCATATAGCCAGTGCTGAAATACAGCGCGCGCGGATTGTCGACGAAGCCGCCCGCGAATTCGGCGAGGTCGTCTTCGAGCTGCGCGTGCGCGCGCGAATGGCCGCCCAGAAGATGCGAGCCGCCGCTCCCCGCGCCGTAGCGCCGCGCGCCTTCGGCGATGGCCGCGACGAGCAGCGGATGCGCGGCGAGGCCGAGATAATCGTTGCTCGCGAAGCCGATGATGTTGCGGCCGTCGACGGTCATATGCGCGGAGCACGGCGAATCGACGGTGCGTCGGCGACGGCGCAGGCCGCGCGCGTCGATGTCCTTCAAGCCCTGTTCGAGCGTTTCAAGCAACTGCATCAGCGCGTCTCCGTCAATGTCGCTTCGAACGTGGCGCGCGTGCGCTCGGCGAGCAACGCGATTTCTTCGTCGTCGAGAATGTACGGCGGCATCAGGTACACCGTGGTGCCGATCGGACGCAGCAGCAGTTCGCGCTGCAATGCGTTTTCGAAGAAGCGGCGCGAGAAGGTCTTCGCGGCATCGGCGTCGTCGATGACGGCGTCGAACGCGAAGATCGTGCCGCGCTGACGCAGATTGCGCACCTGCGCATGTTGCGCGAGCGGTTCGAGCGCAGCGCGCATCGCCGCCGATTTCTTTTCATTCGTGGCGAGCACGTTGTCGCTCGCGAACAGATCGAGCGTTGCGAGCGCGGCGCGGCACGCAAGCGGATTGCCCGTGTACGAATGCGAATGAAGGAAGCCGCGCGTGGTGTCGTCGTCGTAGAAGGCGGCGAAGATTTCGTCGCGCGACAACACGATCGACAGCGGCAGATAACCGCCGCTGATGCCCTTCGACAGACACAGAAAGTCCGGCCACACGCGGGCCTGTTCGCTCGCGAAGAAGGTGCCCGTGCGCCCGCAGCCAACGGCGATTTCGTCGGCGATCAGATGCACGCTGTAGCCGTCGCAGAGCTCGCGCAAGCCCGCGATATACGACGGGTCATGCATCGCCATGCCCGCTGCGCACTGCACGAGCGGCTCGACGATCAGCGCGGCGATGTTGCCGGCGCGCGCTTCGAACAGCGCGCGTACGTCGGCGAGCGCGCGTTGCGCGACATCGGCGGCCGTTTCGCCTTCGCGTGCGAAGCGCGCATCGGGCGACGCGACGACGTGCGCGTTGCGGATCAGGGGATCGTATGCGTCCTTGAAGAGCGCGACGTCGGTGACACCGAGCGCGCCGATCGTCTCGCCGTGATAGCTGTTCGCGACGCAGACGAACTCGCGCTTGTAGTCGTAGCCGCGATTGCGCCACGAGTGGAAGCTCATCTTCAGCGCGATCTCGACGGCCGACGCGCCATCGGACGCGAAGAACGCATGTCCGAGCGTGTTCTGCGTGAGCGCGCCGAGTCGTTCGGCGAGTTCGATCGCGGGCTCGTGCGTGCAGCCGGCGAGCATCGCGTGCTCGAGCGTGTCGAGCTGGTCTTTCAGCGCGGCGTTGATGCGCGGGTTCGCGTGGCCGAACAGGTTGACCCACCACGAACT
This genomic interval from Paraburkholderia sabiae contains the following:
- the bioA gene encoding adenosylmethionine--8-amino-7-oxononanoate transaminase, whose protein sequence is MDTQATEDWIARSLRAVWHPCTQMKHHERYPLVPVSRGAGAWLYDRAGHRYLDAISSWWVNLFGHANPRINAALKDQLDTLEHAMLAGCTHEPAIELAERLGALTQNTLGHAFFASDGASAVEIALKMSFHSWRNRGYDYKREFVCVANSYHGETIGALGVTDVALFKDAYDPLIRNAHVVASPDARFAREGETAADVAQRALADVRALFEARAGNIAALIVEPLVQCAAGMAMHDPSYIAGLRELCDGYSVHLIADEIAVGCGRTGTFFASEQARVWPDFLCLSKGISGGYLPLSIVLSRDEIFAAFYDDDTTRGFLHSHSYTGNPLACRAALATLDLFASDNVLATNEKKSAAMRAALEPLAQHAQVRNLRQRGTIFAFDAVIDDADAAKTFSRRFFENALQRELLLRPIGTTVYLMPPYILDDEEIALLAERTRATFEATLTETR
- the bioF gene encoding 8-amino-7-oxononanoate synthase, producing MQLLETLEQGLKDIDARGLRRRRRTVDSPCSAHMTVDGRNIIGFASNDYLGLAAHPLLVAAIAEGARRYGAGSGGSHLLGGHSRAHAQLEDDLAEFAGGFVDNPRALYFSTGYMANLATLTALAGRGTTLFSDSLNHASLIDGARLSRADIQIYPHADAEALSAMLEASDAAVKLIVTDTVFSMDGDIAPLARLLELAEQHGAWLVVDDAHGFGVLGPQGRGAVAEAALRSPHLIAIGTLGKAAGVSGAFVVAHETVIEWLVQRARPYIFTTASVPSAAHAVSASLRIIGGDEGEHRRVHLRSLIARTRDMLKRTPWLPVDSHTAVQPLIIGANEATLEIAASLDRANLWVPAIRPPTVPEGTSRLRISLSAAHSHNDLDQLENALTKTAEART